A section of the Glandiceps talaboti chromosome 8, keGlaTala1.1, whole genome shotgun sequence genome encodes:
- the LOC144438784 gene encoding major facilitator superfamily domain-containing protein 8-like yields MNNSVTTNHADETTPLLEKTRDSAIFEETDEDNRRRWRSIRVMYLTMFVASLGFSIVVTSIWPYLQSIAPTKDTTFLGWLVAAFSLGQLVASPLFGLCSNYVTPKWPVAFTLVIGIFANILYGYVAAFHTNNGVIMMVSRVFVGISAGNNAVARSYVSAATTLTERTPAMANLSAAQALGFILGPVIQTAFTPIGETGIRLDAIKLTLNMYTVPAFMNALLGILNLILLLAVFKPYIVPDTGDCHDRDLELAEEVEGSVDKLAVIACIVVFFVILFVFSLNETIGVPLAMDMYAWTRKQAVLYTGFILGSGSIIAMVMFMVLKPLSKRFDERNLLLVGVFLMLIGFVLDIPMPWSSDYPPRPIYNLNVTNNSYELTTSHSEAVGCAWNVGWCNYTHKIYLAQYLVGASFLAAGYPIATVMSMTIYSKILGPKPQGLFMGFLTGAGSLARTVGPIFVSQFYAKLGPKWTFLTVSIILMLTLISIVITYTRLIPFIDRHKQIRGLSIQQ; encoded by the exons ATGAACAATTCCGTGACGACGAATCATGCCGATGAAACTACACCCTTGTTAGAAAAAACAAGAGATAG CGCTATATTTGAAGAAACTGATGAGGACAACAGAAGACGATGGAGGTCTATCCGGGTGATGTACTTGACTATGTTCGTGGCCAGTCTTGGATTCTCCATCGTCGTCACCTCGATATGGCCTTACCTACAAAGC ATCGCACCAACCAAAGACACTACTTTTCTCGGCTGGTTGGTTGCCGCCTTCAGCCTTGGACAACTGGTGGCCTCGCCGTTGTTTGGGCTATGTAGTAATTATGTTACGCCGAAATGGCCGGTAGCTTTTACGTTGGTGATCGGCATATTTGCTAACATCCTGTACGGCTATGTTGCGGCATTTCATACAAACAACGGTGTGATAATGATGGTTTCGCGAGTTTTTGTAGGAATTAGTGCAG GCAACAACGCTGTCGCCAGATCGTATGTATCGGCAGCAACAACTCTGACAGAGAGAACTCCTGCTATGGCCAACCTTAGTGCAGCACAGGCCCTTGGATTCATCCTCGGACCAG TCATCCAGACTGCGTTTACACCTATAGGTGAAACTGGAATACGATTGGACGCCATCAAACTGACACTTAATATGTATACCGTTCCTGCCTTCATGAACGCTTTACTAGGAATTCTCAACCTTATTCTTCTGTTAGCTGTATTCAAGCCGTATATTGTACCTGACACGGGAGATTGTCATGATCGAG ATCTTGAACTAGCTGAAGAAGTCGAGGGAAGCGTAGATAAATTGGCAGTAATCGCCTGTATCGTCGTGTTTTTTGTCATTCTCTTCGTGTTTTCACTAAACGAAAC AATTGGAGTGCCTCTCGCGATGGATATGTATGCCTGGACCCGTAAACAAGCCGTGTTGTATACCGGCTTTATCCTGGGATCAGGTAGCATCATTGCAATGGTTATGTTTATGGTACTCAAACCTCTATCTAAAAG ATTTGATGAACGAAATCTCTTACTGGTTGGGGTGTTCTTGAtgttgattggttttgtacTTGATATTCCAATGCCATGGTCATCTGACTATCCACCTAGACCTATTT ATAATTTGAACGTCACAAACAACAGCTATGAACTCACAACGTCTCATAGTGAAGCAGTCGGCTGTGCATGGAACGTCGGCTGGTGCAATTATACACATAAGATTTATCTTGCTCAGTACCTGGTGGGGGCGTCATTTCTTGCTGCCGGATACCCTATAGCTACCGTAATGAGTATGACGATCTATTCAAAGATATTGGGTCCTAAACCACAG GGTCTGTTCATGGGGTTTCTAACAGGAGCTGGTAGTCTTGCACGGACTGTTGGACCAATCTTTGTCAGCCAATTCTACGCTAAACTCGGTCCAAAGTGGACTTTTCTTACAGTATCAATAATATTGATGTTGACTTTGATCTCCATTGTAATTACCTATACGAGACTTATACCATTTAttgacagacataaacaaataaGAGGGCTTTCAATACAACAATGA